In Raphanus sativus cultivar WK10039 chromosome 5, ASM80110v3, whole genome shotgun sequence, the following proteins share a genomic window:
- the LOC130494938 gene encoding uncharacterized protein At3g43530-like, translating into MGMWVLVLRSACVAKKHELWFVINGVAIRYSLRELGLISGLYCHEYPPNHERLGGTTFMNKYFGGKRVTYADLEKQMLAMKSKPSEDRKKMAVMFFLASILVGGRKSGEGASPVDSFFLSVVDDLDACVTFPWGRYAFEHNLKDVSTLLEKCDGLAPTSWGFTSFPIPLELLAFEAIPSLRNHFREDVNGANSSCPRMCKMQYKRKSGTKEFSLKAVNDKLGNNTKDIESILVATSAEEELLETIGMDKESCWADDADDAAVDGWTKIIRKGKKQVFFEEQFRMDLESRTGQIEGPTNPIGGPSNNAQSGQANADSVEVSGATPGAEALKAMEGRLMNAVRDAVRDAMKGVNEKVTLLSTQLGLLEEEVKSLRLSVPGSDNPAVQDDGDGSDNNESEEEDGSDNNEPEEEDGGDNNEPEEEDGGDNNEPEEEDNNVEDAILEISKDVQREYGDVDVDDDDAEMSRKDDGKETVPVKKVKLVGETVRSPIQLRSKAAAKEAEAEKEAAAKKKAAAKKKAAGKKKAAGKKKAVAKKKPKTKKKVGKKTE; encoded by the exons ATGGGAATGTGGGTTCTCGTTTTGCGATCAGCTTGTGTTGCGAAGAAGCATGAGTTATGGTTTGTCATTAATGGCGTCGCAATCCGATATTCTCTTAGAGAATTAGGACTCATTTCTGGACTATACTGCCATGAGTATCCCCCCAACCATGAGAGGTTGGGTGGTACAACATTCATGAACAAGTATTTTGGAGGGAAAAGGGTAACATACGCTGACCTGGAGAAGCAGATGTTGGCGATGAAATCAAAGCCATCTGAGGATCGTAAGAAGATGGCCGTTATGTTCTTCTTAGCCAGCATCCTTGTCGGAGGCCGAAAGAGTGGTGAGGGAGCATCACCTGTGGACAGTTTCTTCCTGAGTGTTGTTGATGACCTAGATGCGTGTGTAACGTTCCCTTGGGGGCGGTATGCATTCGAACATAACTTGAAGGATGTCTCTACCCTTTTGGAAAAATGCGACGGGCTTGCGCCGACGAGTTGGGGTTTTACAAGCTTTCCTATCCCTCTGGAG TTGTTGGCCTTTGAGGCAATTCCAAGCTTGAGGAACCATTTCCGAGAAGATGTGAATGGTGCAAATAGTAGTTGCCCGCGGATGTGCAAGATGCAGTACAAACGGAAAAGTGGAACCAAGGAATTCAGTCTGAAAGCTGTGAACGATAAACTTGGTAATAATACAAAG GATATTGAGAGTATCTTGGTAGCAACATCAGCTGAGGAGGAACTTCTGGAAACCATAGGAATGGACAAGGAGAGTTGTTGGGCCGATGACGCCGATGATGCAGCAGTTGATGGTTGGACGAAGATAATACGGAAAGGGAAGAAACAAGTTTTCTTTGAAGAACAGTTCCGCATGGATTTAGAGTCTCGCACAGGTCAGATTGAAGGTCCCACCAATCCTATCGGAGGACCATCGAATAATGCACAATCTGGTCAGGCTAATGCTGATTCGGTGGAGGTTAGTGGAGCTACTCCTGGAGCTGAGGCTTTAAAAGCTATGGAAGGTCGGCTTATGAATGCAGTCAGAGATGCAGTTCGAGATGCTATGAAGGGAGTGAATGAAAAAGTCACTTTATTGTCTACGCAGCTAGGTCTGCTAGAAGAGGAAGTGAAAAGTCTTAGGTTGAGTGTTCCCGGAAGTGACAATCCGGCGGTCCAAGATGATGGTGATGGTAGTGATAATAACGAGTCGGAAGAAGAGGATGGTAGTGACAATAACGAGCCGGAGGAAGAGGATGGTGGTGACAATAACGAGCCGGAGGAAGAGGATGGTGGTGACAATAACGAGCCGGAGGAAGAGGACAATAATGTTGAAGATGCCATTCTCGAAATTTCAAAGGATGTACAGAGGGAATATGGTGATGTTGacgtggatgatgatgatgcggaGAT GTCGAGAAAAGATGATGGGAAAGAAACAGTTCCTGTGAAAAAGGTTAAGTTGGTTGGTGAAACTGTGAGGAGTCCCATTCAGCTAAGAAGCAAGGCAGCAGCGAAGGAGGCAGAAGCTGAGAAGGAGGCAGCAGCTAAGAAGAAGGCAGCAGCTAAGAAGAAGGCAGCAGGTAAGAAGAAGGCAGCAGGTAAGAAGAAGGCGGTGGCTAAGAAGAAGccgaagacaaaaaaaaaagtaggtaAGAAGACGGAGTGA